In the genome of Dermacentor andersoni chromosome 3, qqDerAnde1_hic_scaffold, whole genome shotgun sequence, one region contains:
- the LOC140212818 gene encoding uncharacterized protein — MRNNGHTVDNHSNRTVGAPNAATLRRQKIERRRRQMWFDCDCARQTVLFHETSSLPRAFGSGSRGKRGKRRKVGCRIICIFLVNRYKHDSSWMSLFEANSSSDRGGGIANAAATSGGNGTFHGPTGEQTGGASRRLNAAGLSIDMSGMHGAGIVGSGGVRTTNNLATGPAGVSITNAPTSGGGMEAGAVTGKGNGTVVGIGAVKNAASGTVMTGVSIGNISQTISSVSRARSERNGPVRGDATGSPLLVIGGPPDSRKNGTSTKGANGVEVGSTPLGTGSVGSVSNAGGSRTIARNNSAATGAAPSSVSAGGLSGISATGAAGIVSTTGNIVSSTGLSGSNTHSPGGASIESGSGLRNTAVGVVGSGSSTVVNTTSLLGSRLGINNGGLSNESVRNGGSTTVRGTERYSALGGGTVSTNGAGQGIGSFGRGVAASSGTAFPGSKGAMNATAREGGVRSHGGVGSSTRGIGNGGGSNVHSNQEGTSVSGGTVNSNGGSASVAGGSAGNTGMETRRATLSTAVSRVAATTATESRRVLTVVAPGGAASSVTGSLVEGSKSNGAVVSGTGMSAGLTGNSTVLSGINGVPPSASSSPVLTGSAGAASNDTGISVHSAGNGGIGIGRKEFPQETGGLPNSGSEAAGGATAAVSSSIDGSRVLGAGTSGVRSSVGLLNSAGVPSGSTLILASPTSTITTSVVSGIVSPGSRVAGSGSAGNHGIATINTGLPNGRANTPVISVVGSSAGASNVGVGGVANNVSRVTIAGVGIIEGSTGGGGTGVVTGHASSASEGVRIGPVGNPDSGIGNAGSSGGSATVPDTSAVESSAGQGSMAVSGASGRGNIPAAAGTTGSSAIGSVTAGLPNARVSSPLVTTLAGGGMSRVTIRHEEGVGAGFSSNRGIATPTDRLASGGANGAASAGSGGTGKENEVGGEASSTLGTTNYGVAGRPTDLRVSGGSEAAGGVSSSPGVEIGNVSAGTSNGSISTGVPGGNSLPSSIDKVPVVREENGAALGTMGSTSSVGVGPASGVTASTETVAGGSHGSTARPSGVVLPGSGAGAPTGSVSGAVSGGVVGVYRGGEASSTLGTTNNGVAGHPTDLRVSGGSEAAGGVSSSPGVEMGNVSAGTSNGSISTGVPGGNSLPSSIDKVPGVREENGAALGTMGSTSSVGAGPASGVTASTETVTGGSHGSTARPSGVALPGTGAGAPTGSVSGAVSGGVVGVYGGLPGSASRNTNAGSSEERTRPSLSTSSPEAGIGSAGSGAGREVGAPVVLSAGRNEVSSGSPGNRYGADSGGGEGLGAGSISNGMPFSFGGENGGRANGFGSTGGGMSGGTWSPLGGAYNNMGLGYGSSRFAGGFGSMAGMQPYGGGNFGMGGVYPVRAAPRRNIEIYDDDIFFQD, encoded by the coding sequence ATGCGGAACAACGGTCATACTGTCGATAACCATTCGAACAGGACAGTTGGAGCACCAAATGCAGCAACATTGAGGAGACAGAAGATCGAACGAAGAAGGAGACAGATGTGGTTTGATTGTGATTGTGCTCGACAAACAGTATTATTCCACGAGACGAGTTCTTTACCACGCGCATTTGGCAGTGGCAGTCGCGGTAAAAGAGGGAAGCGCCGTAAAGTAGGATGCAGGATAATTTGTATATTCCTTGTAAACCGATACAAGCACGACAGCAGCTGGATGAGCCTTTTTGAAGCTAATTCAAGTTCTGATAGAGGCGGCGGGATTGCAAATGCTGCGGCTACATCCGGCGGAAATGGAACCTTCCATGGACCTACCGGCGAACAGACGGGTGGTGCATCTAGAAGATTAAACGCAGCTGGTCTCAGTATTGACATGAGCGGAATGCATGGCGCAGGTATAGTAGGCAGTGGTGGAGTTAGAACCACTAATAACTTAGCCACCGGACCTGCTGGCGTCAGTATTACTAACGCTCCTACAAGCGGCGGAGGCATGGAAGCTGGCGCTGTCACTGGTAAAGGCAACGGCACAGTAGTGGGCATAGGTGCTGTAAAGAACGCTGCGTCTGGAACCGTAATGACAGGTGTATCCATCGGGAACATAAGTCAGACTATCAGTAGCGTTTCAAGAGCCAGGAGCGAACGTAATGGACCAGTACGTGGCGATGCCACTGGCAGCCCTCTATTAGTCATTGGAGGTCCTCCCGATAGCAGAAAGAATGGAACTAGCACCAAAGGCGCCAATGGCGTTGAAGTAGGCAGCACGCCATTGGGCACTGGATCTGTCGGAAGCGTTAGTAACGCAGGAGGAAGCCGTACGATTGCTCGTAATAATAGCGCCGCAACTGGCGCAGCCCCAAGCAGCGTATCTGCCGGGGGTCTCAGTGGCATCAGTGCAACAGGGGCTGCAGGTATTGTTAGCACTACCGGGAATATAGTGAGCAGCACGGGTTTGTCCGGCAGCAATACACATAGCCCTGGCGGGGCCAGCATTGAAAGTGGCAGTGGACTAAGGAATACAGCCGTCGGTGTTGTTGGCAGTGGCTCCAGCACAGTGGTAAACACCACATCCCTCCTCGGTAGTCGATTGGGAATCAATAATGGTGGACTGTCAAATGAGAGTGTTCGTAATGGTGGCTCAACCACCGTTAGAGGAACCGAACGTTATAGTGCTTTAGGTGGCGGTACCGTTAGCACCAACGGAGCAGGTCAAGGCATCGGCTCGTTTGGCAGGGGCGTTGCTGCTAGCAGCGGAACAGCCTTCCCGGGTTCCAAAGGCGCAATGAACGCTACAGCTAGGGAAGGTGGCGTACGAAGTCACGGAGGCGTGGGAAGCAGCACCAGAGGTATCGGGAATGGTGGTGGGTCTAATGTTCACAGCAATCAGGAGGGCACAAGTGTCAGTGGTGGGACTGTTAATAGCAATGGCGGAAGCGCAAGTGTTGCTGGCGGTTCTGCTGGTAATACTGGGATGGAAACTAGACGCGCCACATTATCAACTGCTGTTTCTCGTGTCGCAGCCACTACTGCCACTGAAAGTCGCCGTGTTCTCACCGTTGTCGCTCCTGGTGGTGCGGCCAGCAGTGTTACAGGAAGCTTGGTAGAAGGCAGTAAAAGTAATGGTGCAGTTGTCAGCGGCACGGGTATGAGTGCCGGGCTAACCGGAAACAGCACGGTTCTAAGTGGCATCAACGGTGTACCTCCTTCTGCTTCAAGCAGCCCAGTGCTTACTGGAAGCGCTGGTGCTGCTAGCAATGACACAGGAATTAGCGTCCATAGCGCCGGAAACGGTGGGATAGGAATAGGCCGCAAGGAATTTCCTCAAGAAACGGGTGGTCTCCCGAATTCCGGATCTGAAGCAGCTGGAGGAGCAACTGCAGCAGTTTCTAGTTCTATTGATGGTAGCAGAGTTCTTGGTGCTGGCACAAGTGGGGTGCGCAGCAGTGTGGGCCTACTCAACAGCGCTGGGGTGCCAAGCGGTTCTACTCTAATACTTGCCAGTCCAACCAGCACAATCACAACCAGCGTAGTTTCTGGAATTGTCAGTCCTGGTAGCAGAGTAGCCGGCAGTGGCTCTGCAGGGAATCATGGTATTGCAACTATTAACACTGGCTTACCAAACGGGAGGGCAAATACCCCTGTGATAAGCGTTGTTGGAAGCAGCGCTGGAGCCAGTAATGTGGGTGTCGGCGGTGTTGCCAATAATGTCAGCCGTGTCACTATCGCTGGAGTTGGTATTATTGAAGGTTCTACCGGTGGAGGAGGAACCGGTGTAGTTACTGGCCATGCCAGCAGCGCCAGTGAAGGAGTCAGAATCGGCCCTGTAGGCAATCCTGATAGTGGAATTGGTAACGCCGGCTCATCAGGCGGGAGTGCTACTGTACCTGATACATCCGCTGTTGAAAGTAGCGCTGGCCAAGGCAGTATGGCTGTCAGTGGGGCTAGCGGTAGAGGCAATATTCCGGCCGCAGCGGGAACAACCGGCAGTAGCGCGATTGGATCAGTTACAGCTGGTTTGCCTAACGCGAGGGTCAGTAGCCCCCTCGTTACCACGCTCGCAGGAGGTGGAATGAGCCGTGTCACCATACGCCACGAAGAAGGAGTCGGCGCTGGTTTTTCGAGCAATAGAGGGATTGCGACACCTACTGACAGGTTGGCCAGTGGAGGTGCAAACGGTGCAGCGTCCGCTGGTTCTGGTGGAACTGGAAAAGAAAATGAGGTAGGCGGTGAAGCGAGTAGCACGTTAGGAACGACAAACTACGGGGTCGCTGGTCGTCCTACCGACCTTCGAGTTTCAGGAGGGAGTGAAGCGGCTGGGGGCGTTAGCAGCAGCCCCGGTGTCGAAATTGGCAATGTCTCTGCCGGCACTAGTAATGGAAGCATATCTACCGGTGTGCCTGGCGGCAACTCTCTTCCTTCTAGCATTGATAAAGTTCCAGTTGTTAGAGAGGAAAACGGCGCTGCCCTTGGCACCATGGGCAGTACTAGCAGCGTAGGAGTTGGCCCGGCTTCAGGCGTCACAGCAAGCACTGAAACTGTTGCAGGTGGGTCACATGGTTCTACAGCCCGTCCCTCCGGCGTCGTATTGCCGGGAAGTGGTGCGGGTGCACCGACAGGATCTGTGAGCGGCGCTGTTAGCGGAGGCGTTGTGGGAGTATACCGAGGCGGTGAAGCGAGTAGCACGTTAGGAACGACAAACAACGGGGTCGCTGGTCATCCTACCGACCTTCGAGTTTCAGGAGGGAGTGAAGCGGCTGGGGGCGTTAGCAGCAGCCCCGGTGTCGAAATGGGCAATGTCTCTGCCGGCACTAGTAATGGAAGCATATCTACCGGTGTGCCTGGCGGCAACTCTCTTCCTTCTAGCATTGATAAAGTTCCAGGTGTTAGAGAGGAAAACGGCGCTGCCCTTGGCACCATGGGCAGTACTAGCAGCGTAGGAGCTGGCCCGGCTTCAGGCGTCACAGCGAGCACTGAAACTGTTACAGGTGGGTCACATGGTTCTACAGCCCGTCCCTCCGGCGTCGCATTGCCGGGAACTGGTGCGGGTGCACCGACAGGATCTGTGAGCGGCGCTGTTAGCGGAGGCGTTGTGGGAGTATACGGAGGCTTACCAGGGAGCGCTAGTCGAAATACTAACGCTGGGTCATCCGAAGAGAGGACTCGTCCATCTCTTTCAACTAGCTCGCCAGAAGCTGGCATCGGCAGTGCCGGTAGTGGCGCTGGCAGAGAAGTGGGCGCACCCGTTGTTCTCAGCGCTGGAAGAAATGAAGTCTCAAGCGGAAGTCCTGGCAATAGGTATGGTGCTGATTCTGGTGGCGGCGAGGGACTCGGCGCGGGTTCAATTAGCAATGGCATGCCATTCAGTTTTGGTGGAGAAAATGGTGGAAGAGCGAATGGGTTTGGTAGCACAGGCGGCGGAATGAGCGGTGGAACATGGAGCCCATTAGGTGGCGCGTATAATAACATGGGTTTAGGCTACGGAAGCAGTCGATTTGCAGGAGGTTTTGGCAGTATGGCGGGTATGCAACCTTATGGTGGTGGAAACTTCGGCATGGGTGGTGTATATCCCGTTAGGGCAGCTCCTCGCAGGAACATCGAAATATATGATGATGATATCTTTTTTCAAGACTAA